A region from the Vulpes lagopus strain Blue_001 chromosome 5, ASM1834538v1, whole genome shotgun sequence genome encodes:
- the CHST10 gene encoding carbohydrate sulfotransferase 10 isoform X2 → MVAYGAKQEFLLLTAVPDAGKPPGEKHFPEELKPTGKGLVQPLVYMERLELIRNVCRDEALKNLSHTAISKFVLDRIFVCDKHRILFCQTPKVGNTQWKKVLIVLNGAFPSIEEIPENVVHDHEKNGLPRLSSFSDAEIQKRLKTYFKFFIVRDPFERLISAFKDKFVHNPRFEPWYRHEIAPGIIRKYRRNRTETRGIQFEDFVRYLGDPNHRWLDLQFGDHIIHWVTYVELCAPCEIKYSVIGHHETLEDDAPYILKEAGIDHLVSYPTIPPGITVYNKTKVERYFLGISKRDIRRLYARFEGDFKLFGYQKPDFLLN, encoded by the exons ATGGTAG CATATGGCGCCAAACAGGAGTTCCTGTTGCTGACAGCCGTGCCAGATGCAGGGAAGCCGCCTGGAGAGAAACACTTTCCTGAGGAACTGAAG CCGACTGGGAAAGGGCTGGTTCAGCCTCTGGTCTATATGGAACGCCTGGAACTCATCAGAAACGTCTGCAGGGATGAAGCCCTGAAGAACCTCTCGCACACCGCCATCTCCAAGTTTGTCCTGGACCGGATATTTGTGTGTGACAAGCACAGGATTCTTTTCTGCCAGACTCCTAAAGTGGGCAACACCCAGTGGAAGAAAGTGTTGATCGTGTTAAATG GGGCTTTTCCTTCCATTGAAGAGATCCCCGAAAATGTGGTTCATGACCATGAGAAGAATGGCCTCCCTCGTCTCTCTTCCTTCAGCGATGCGGAAATTCAGAAGCG cttgaAAACATACTTCAAGTTTTTTATTGTAAGAGATCCCTTCGAAAGACTGATTTCTGCTTTTAAGGATAAGTTTGTTCACAATCCCCGCTTTGAGCCTTGGTACAGGCACGAGATTGCCCCTGGCATCATTAGGAAATACAGGAGGAACCGTACAGAGACCAGGGGCATCCAATTTGAAGATTTTGTACGGTACCTGGGTGATCCAAACCACAGGTGGCTGGACCTTCAGTTTGGGGACCACATCATTCACTGGGTGACGTATGTTGAACTGTGCGCACCCTGCGAAATAAAGTACAGTGTAATTGGTCACCATGAGACCCTGGAGGACGATGCCCCATATATCTTAAAAGAAGCCGGCATAGACCACCTGGTGTCTTACCCCACCATCCCTCCGGGCATTACCGTCTATAATAAAACCAAGGTGGAGCGCTACTTTCTGGGAATCAGCAAACGAGACATCCGGCGCCTGTATGCACGTTTTGAAGGGGACTTTAAGCTCTTTGGGTATCAGAAGCCAGATTTTTTGCTAAACTAA
- the CHST10 gene encoding carbohydrate sulfotransferase 10 isoform X1, producing MKNTHPQGSAQTLTGRITEWLTFDNMHHQWLLLAACFWVIFMFMVASKFITLTFKDPDAYGAKQEFLLLTAVPDAGKPPGEKHFPEELKPTGKGLVQPLVYMERLELIRNVCRDEALKNLSHTAISKFVLDRIFVCDKHRILFCQTPKVGNTQWKKVLIVLNGAFPSIEEIPENVVHDHEKNGLPRLSSFSDAEIQKRLKTYFKFFIVRDPFERLISAFKDKFVHNPRFEPWYRHEIAPGIIRKYRRNRTETRGIQFEDFVRYLGDPNHRWLDLQFGDHIIHWVTYVELCAPCEIKYSVIGHHETLEDDAPYILKEAGIDHLVSYPTIPPGITVYNKTKVERYFLGISKRDIRRLYARFEGDFKLFGYQKPDFLLN from the exons ATGAAAAACACCCACCCCCAAGGTTCTGCACAGACTCTCACAG GAAGAATTACTGAATGGCTGACATTTGACAACATGCACCACCAGTGGCTTCTGTTGGCCGCATGCTTTTGGGTGATTTTCATGTTCATGGTGGCTAGCAAATTTATCACATTGACCTTTAAAGACCCCGATG CATATGGCGCCAAACAGGAGTTCCTGTTGCTGACAGCCGTGCCAGATGCAGGGAAGCCGCCTGGAGAGAAACACTTTCCTGAGGAACTGAAG CCGACTGGGAAAGGGCTGGTTCAGCCTCTGGTCTATATGGAACGCCTGGAACTCATCAGAAACGTCTGCAGGGATGAAGCCCTGAAGAACCTCTCGCACACCGCCATCTCCAAGTTTGTCCTGGACCGGATATTTGTGTGTGACAAGCACAGGATTCTTTTCTGCCAGACTCCTAAAGTGGGCAACACCCAGTGGAAGAAAGTGTTGATCGTGTTAAATG GGGCTTTTCCTTCCATTGAAGAGATCCCCGAAAATGTGGTTCATGACCATGAGAAGAATGGCCTCCCTCGTCTCTCTTCCTTCAGCGATGCGGAAATTCAGAAGCG cttgaAAACATACTTCAAGTTTTTTATTGTAAGAGATCCCTTCGAAAGACTGATTTCTGCTTTTAAGGATAAGTTTGTTCACAATCCCCGCTTTGAGCCTTGGTACAGGCACGAGATTGCCCCTGGCATCATTAGGAAATACAGGAGGAACCGTACAGAGACCAGGGGCATCCAATTTGAAGATTTTGTACGGTACCTGGGTGATCCAAACCACAGGTGGCTGGACCTTCAGTTTGGGGACCACATCATTCACTGGGTGACGTATGTTGAACTGTGCGCACCCTGCGAAATAAAGTACAGTGTAATTGGTCACCATGAGACCCTGGAGGACGATGCCCCATATATCTTAAAAGAAGCCGGCATAGACCACCTGGTGTCTTACCCCACCATCCCTCCGGGCATTACCGTCTATAATAAAACCAAGGTGGAGCGCTACTTTCTGGGAATCAGCAAACGAGACATCCGGCGCCTGTATGCACGTTTTGAAGGGGACTTTAAGCTCTTTGGGTATCAGAAGCCAGATTTTTTGCTAAACTAA